A window of Mycobacteriales bacterium contains these coding sequences:
- the tatA gene encoding Sec-independent protein translocase subunit TatA, with product MGEFGPWHLLILAAVFVVLFGAKRLPEAARSLGKSARIMKSELHALHDETPAPVAAAPSVEAH from the coding sequence ATGGGTGAGTTCGGTCCCTGGCATCTGCTGATCCTCGCGGCTGTCTTCGTGGTGCTGTTCGGGGCCAAACGGCTGCCGGAGGCGGCACGATCGCTTGGCAAGTCGGCGCGCATCATGAAGAGCGAGCTGCACGCGCTGCACGACGAGACGCCCGCACCGGTCGCGGCGGCTCCGTCCGTCGAGGCGCACTGA
- a CDS encoding ferritin-like domain-containing protein has translation MSDSIDGAAMSSLMEESQDLHADAMRESRLQLDDYVAAAKASSSGNDVAVLQTAASIENLAVATYGVALGLPFIGGSSANGVVKAFAQMTMKQHQDHAEGFNAAVTNLGGKPQNSPDPKYLAYVNSQKPKLTNAGAVVGLAIALEDVAAQTYTKNVSQVSTGDLRQLFAGVAGVEAQHKAILLAVQALLAGGAPQLIALPPNLGKLPKAAGSVGFPDAFYPTKSASPASEGAVK, from the coding sequence GTGTCAGATTCCATCGACGGCGCCGCGATGTCGAGCCTCATGGAAGAGTCGCAAGACCTCCATGCGGACGCGATGCGCGAGAGCCGTCTTCAGCTCGACGACTATGTGGCTGCAGCCAAGGCTTCGTCATCCGGCAACGACGTTGCCGTCCTGCAGACCGCGGCTTCGATCGAGAACCTGGCCGTCGCGACGTACGGCGTCGCACTCGGCCTGCCGTTCATCGGTGGATCGTCGGCGAACGGTGTGGTCAAGGCGTTCGCCCAGATGACGATGAAGCAGCACCAGGACCACGCAGAGGGCTTCAACGCGGCGGTCACCAACCTCGGTGGCAAGCCGCAGAACAGTCCGGACCCGAAGTACCTCGCTTACGTCAACTCCCAGAAGCCGAAGCTGACCAACGCCGGGGCTGTCGTCGGACTGGCCATCGCTCTCGAAGACGTTGCGGCGCAGACCTACACCAAGAACGTGTCGCAGGTCTCCACCGGCGATCTCCGGCAGCTGTTTGCGGGCGTCGCCGGCGTCGAGGCCCAGCACAAGGCGATTCTCCTTGCGGTCCAGGCCCTCCTTGCCGGTGGCGCACCGCAGCTGATCGCGCTTCCGCCGAACCTCGGCAAGCTGCCGAAGGCGGCCGGCAGCGTCGGCTTCCCCGACGCCTTCTACCCGACCAAGTCGGCCTCCCCGGCCAGTGAAGGAGCCGTCAAGTGA
- a CDS encoding ferritin-like domain-containing protein, whose translation MTRDLDGLHEESMGQVRDNMAALTERLASVAQAPASRRNFLLGSFAVVGAGALAACGGSSSAGSSAAKGSTSSPSGSSPYSGDLKVVALAAALENLAVAGYGLVLANAGKGVYGKVPPAIAQFATVVQKQHSDHAAAWNGVLRSAGLPQVSGTPLTIAPQAVSALKSAKTLPDVAKVALGLENTAAQTYVFAAANVTDPGGIATAASIAPVEAMHASILSFVLGQYPVPNSDIGITGAVQPSALTA comes from the coding sequence ATGACTCGCGACCTCGACGGGCTGCACGAGGAGTCGATGGGCCAGGTCCGCGACAACATGGCCGCGCTCACCGAGCGGCTCGCGTCGGTCGCGCAGGCACCCGCGAGCCGGCGCAACTTCCTGCTCGGCTCGTTCGCGGTGGTGGGTGCGGGCGCCTTGGCGGCATGCGGCGGCTCGAGCAGTGCCGGCAGCTCGGCAGCGAAGGGGTCGACGAGCTCGCCCAGCGGTTCGTCGCCGTACAGCGGCGATCTGAAGGTCGTCGCACTCGCGGCCGCGTTGGAAAACCTTGCCGTCGCGGGCTACGGACTCGTGCTGGCCAACGCCGGCAAGGGCGTGTACGGCAAGGTCCCGCCGGCGATCGCGCAGTTCGCCACAGTGGTCCAGAAGCAGCACAGCGACCACGCCGCGGCATGGAACGGAGTGCTCCGCAGCGCCGGCCTCCCGCAGGTCAGCGGCACACCGTTGACGATCGCTCCGCAGGCGGTGTCGGCGCTCAAGTCGGCGAAGACCCTGCCGGACGTGGCGAAGGTCGCGCTCGGGCTCGAGAACACCGCGGCGCAGACCTACGTCTTCGCGGCGGCGAACGTGACCGACCCGGGCGGCATCGCGACGGCGGCGTCGATCGCGCCGGTCGAGGCGATGCACGCCTCGATCCTGTCGTTCGTGCTCGGACAGTACCCGGTGCCCAACTCCGACATCGGCATCACCGGCGCGGTCCAACCGTCTGCGCTGACGGCGTAG
- a CDS encoding cupredoxin domain-containing protein produces the protein MTMTRVRRPAVVITLLALASALAGCSSANSGGDAAGPGSSCVTVSGSAAKVTIVGFTFRPACISVARGTTVTFTNEDSVTHTATGSSSGGFDSGDLNHGQTYRHVFTTPGTYDYLCDIHQYMHGEIVVRR, from the coding sequence ATGACGATGACCCGGGTCCGGCGCCCTGCTGTGGTTATCACCCTGCTCGCGCTGGCCAGCGCGCTCGCGGGATGTAGCTCAGCGAACTCCGGCGGGGACGCCGCCGGACCCGGGTCATCCTGCGTGACGGTCAGCGGGTCGGCCGCGAAGGTCACGATCGTGGGCTTCACCTTCCGTCCCGCGTGCATCTCGGTGGCGCGCGGCACGACGGTGACGTTCACCAACGAGGACAGCGTCACGCACACCGCGACGGGATCGAGCTCGGGTGGCTTCGACTCAGGCGACCTGAACCACGGCCAGACCTACCGCCACGTGTTCACCACGCCGGGGACTTACGACTACCTCTGCGACATCCACCAGTACATGCACGGCGAGATCGTCGTCCGCCGGTAG
- a CDS encoding glycosyl hydrolase family 18 protein, protein MRPALHRWGVASAAASLLAFASVAPAAVASTADRPAVTAFQEVGDPNSLITRSAAAITTVGVDGVALAADGTGVHPPDAKALASMRVAHHDGLRAEFLVSNWDDRINDFSPRIARRLLTSRDNVAQVAAELAGDVRRQGWDGVSIDLESLSAGDAAGLVGLLDALRSELPGAASISVCISNSLTDSEYRNRGYDLAGIARSGARVILMAYDEHGTWEDQPGPVGALAWQRKGLAALRAEVPARQIDLGQAGYGYAWRPHRNVQLSDAQARRLVAADRATATFDPSVGEWTAELSDGSTLWWADARSFRLRVALARAQHLHGLAVWDLGDSDPLRL, encoded by the coding sequence ATGAGGCCCGCGCTGCATCGGTGGGGCGTCGCCAGCGCCGCAGCGTCGTTGCTCGCGTTCGCGTCGGTCGCGCCCGCCGCTGTGGCATCCACGGCGGACAGGCCGGCGGTGACTGCCTTTCAGGAGGTTGGCGACCCGAACTCACTGATCACGCGCAGCGCCGCTGCGATCACCACGGTGGGCGTCGACGGGGTTGCGCTGGCCGCTGACGGCACCGGCGTTCACCCCCCGGACGCGAAGGCGCTCGCGTCGATGCGGGTGGCCCACCACGACGGGTTGCGCGCCGAGTTCCTGGTCAGCAACTGGGACGACCGCATCAACGACTTCTCGCCGAGGATCGCGCGGCGGCTGCTCACCAGCAGGGACAACGTCGCTCAGGTCGCGGCCGAGCTGGCGGGGGACGTCCGGCGTCAGGGCTGGGATGGCGTCTCGATCGACCTCGAGTCGTTGTCGGCGGGCGACGCGGCAGGCCTGGTCGGCTTGCTCGACGCACTGCGGTCGGAGCTACCCGGGGCGGCATCGATCAGCGTTTGTATCTCGAACTCCCTCACCGACTCCGAGTACCGCAACCGTGGGTACGACCTTGCCGGCATCGCGCGATCGGGCGCCCGAGTGATCCTCATGGCCTACGACGAGCACGGCACCTGGGAGGACCAGCCGGGGCCGGTCGGAGCGTTGGCCTGGCAGCGCAAGGGCCTCGCCGCCCTGCGTGCGGAGGTGCCGGCGCGACAAATCGACCTCGGTCAAGCCGGCTACGGCTACGCGTGGCGGCCGCATCGCAACGTGCAGCTCAGTGACGCGCAGGCGAGGCGGTTGGTCGCCGCGGACCGCGCCACCGCAACGTTCGACCCGTCGGTCGGCGAGTGGACCGCAGAGCTGTCGGACGGCTCGACGCTGTGGTGGGCCGACGCTCGCTCCTTCCGGCTCCGGGTGGCGCTGGCCCGGGCGCAGCACCTGCACGGTCTCGCGGTGTGGGACCTCGGCGACTCAGACCCGCTGCGGCTCTAG
- the tatC gene encoding twin-arginine translocase subunit TatC — protein MRLPRPARAGVHSSPDGRMSLEQHLREARHRVFVSLAAVAAATALAYVFHATLLHAIERPYCGLPSSDRLVGDRCTLVAFGVLDAFTVTLKLSLYAGVVLASPVWLFQAWRFITPGLYAHERRYAVSFVVASITLFALGSAFAWLTLGKGLHFLLGFAHGGVTALLSFSSYLSFVVAMVLVFAVSFELPLVVVMLNRIGAVSAQRLRKASRGVLFGIFVFAAVATPSQDPFTMSALAVPMCLLFGVAVLVASLHDRRVAAEC, from the coding sequence ATGAGACTGCCCCGTCCGGCGCGGGCTGGCGTCCACTCCAGCCCCGACGGGCGGATGTCGCTCGAGCAGCATCTGCGAGAGGCGCGCCATCGGGTCTTCGTCTCGCTGGCCGCCGTCGCAGCCGCGACCGCTCTCGCGTACGTGTTTCACGCCACGCTGTTGCATGCGATCGAACGCCCGTACTGCGGCCTGCCGTCGAGCGACCGGCTGGTCGGTGACCGGTGCACCCTCGTTGCTTTCGGCGTGCTCGATGCGTTCACGGTGACGCTGAAGCTCTCGCTGTACGCCGGAGTCGTCCTCGCATCTCCGGTGTGGCTGTTCCAGGCCTGGCGTTTCATCACCCCCGGGCTCTATGCGCACGAGCGGCGCTACGCCGTCTCCTTCGTGGTCGCGTCGATCACCCTCTTCGCGTTGGGGAGCGCGTTCGCGTGGCTGACGCTGGGCAAGGGGCTGCACTTCCTGCTCGGGTTCGCGCACGGCGGTGTGACCGCGTTGCTGAGCTTCTCCAGCTATCTCTCGTTCGTCGTCGCGATGGTGCTCGTCTTCGCGGTGTCGTTCGAGCTCCCGCTCGTGGTCGTCATGCTCAACCGCATCGGAGCGGTGTCAGCGCAGCGGCTGCGGAAGGCCAGCCGCGGCGTGCTCTTCGGCATCTTTGTGTTCGCGGCAGTCGCAACGCCGAGCCAGGACCCGTTCACGATGTCCGCACTGGCCGTCCCGATGTGCCTGCTCTTCGGTGTCGCGGTCCTCGTCGCCTCGCTGCACGACCGACGAGTCGCGGCCGAATGCTGA
- a CDS encoding sec-independent translocase: MLSNVGLPEVLLLAVIGLLVFGPERLPKAAAEAGRLLRQLRQLAHNAKAELASELGPELADLDLESLHPRRLVEEHVFKDG; the protein is encoded by the coding sequence ATGCTGAGCAACGTCGGGCTGCCGGAAGTGCTGTTGCTCGCCGTGATCGGCTTGCTGGTCTTCGGTCCCGAGCGACTACCGAAGGCGGCCGCGGAGGCGGGCCGCTTGCTCCGGCAGCTCCGGCAGCTCGCACACAACGCGAAGGCTGAGCTGGCGAGCGAGCTCGGCCCTGAGCTCGCCGACCTCGACCTCGAATCACTGCATCCGCGCCGGCTCGTCGAGGAGCACGTCTTCAAAGACGGTTGA